TTTAAGACAAATCGCGGACAAATCTCTGTTAATTTAGATAATTTTAAACTTTTAAGCAAATCACTTCGTCCTTTACCTGAAAAGTTTCATGGTTTAAAAGATAAGGACTTACGTTATAGACAAAGAGCACTTGATTTAATAGTTAATCCAGAAGTTAAAGATACATTTATGAAAAGAAGTAAAATAATAAAAGAGTTTAGAAAGTACTTAGAAGATAAAGATTTCTTAGAAGTTGAAACTCCAATGCTTCATCCAATTCCAGGAGGAGCCAGTGCTAAACCTTTTGTGACTCATCATAATGCCTTAGATATGGATTTATATTTAAGGATAGCTCCTGAATTACATCTAAAAAGATTGATTGTAGGTGGATTTGAAAGAGTTTATGAAATAAATCGTAATTTCAGAAATGAAGGAATGTCCTATAAACACAATCCGGAGTTTACTACAATGGAGCTATATCAGGCCCAGGCTGATTACCACGATATGATGGACATTACAGAAGATATTATTGTAAATGCTGCTGAAGAAGTTTTAGGTACAACTAAAATAAAGTATGAAGATAAAGAAATTGATTTTGCTCCACCCTGGAATAGAATGACTATGATTGAATCAATCAAAAAATATACTGATATTGATTTTAATAAAATTGATAGTGATGAAGAAGCACAAAAAATAGCTGATGAACTTGAATTAGAAATAGAAGGAGAAAAAACTAGAGGTAAAATAATTAATGCTGTTTTTGAAGAAAAAGTTGAAGATAATCTAATTCAGCCTACTTTTATAACTGATTATCCAATAGAAGTTTCTCCTTTAGCGAAAAAACATGAAGATGATCCGAGATTAACATATAGATTTGAAGCATTTATAAATAGTTGGGAAATCGCAAATGCTTTTACTGAGTTAAATAATCCTATTGAACAAAGGAAACGTTTTGAACAACAATTAAGAGAACGTGATTTAGGAGATGAAGAAGCTCAGGTATTAGATGAAGATTTTGTAAAGGCACTTGAATATGGAATGCCTCCTACTGGTGGTTTAGGCATAGGAATTGATAGATTGGTTATGATTTTGACTGATTCTAGTTCAATTAGAGATGTAATTTTATTCCCAACAATGCGTCCAAAAAATGATGAATAAGATAATTTCCAGGTATTAAATATGATTATTATGAGACAGGAGGCATTTTTTGCTTTCTGTCTTTTTTTATGTTATTTATTATAATATTTATTTTTTAAAGATGATTTGATAAAATTATAGTAGAAATTAAAGGAGGGTTATTAGTGTTTTTTCAGAAAAAGGTAAAAACAAAAGACCGTGTTGAATTAGTTGATATTACTAAAAAAGTCAA
This genomic interval from Halanaerobiales bacterium contains the following:
- the lysS gene encoding lysine--tRNA ligase, which codes for MEEMNKLMQQRREKLEELRELDIKAYGKKYEISHHAEDITENFEELKGEKVRLSGRLMAIRTHGKATFADLMDITGRIQLFVSYNKVGEENYELFNDLDIGDIVGLEGEVFKTNRGQISVNLDNFKLLSKSLRPLPEKFHGLKDKDLRYRQRALDLIVNPEVKDTFMKRSKIIKEFRKYLEDKDFLEVETPMLHPIPGGASAKPFVTHHNALDMDLYLRIAPELHLKRLIVGGFERVYEINRNFRNEGMSYKHNPEFTTMELYQAQADYHDMMDITEDIIVNAAEEVLGTTKIKYEDKEIDFAPPWNRMTMIESIKKYTDIDFNKIDSDEEAQKIADELELEIEGEKTRGKIINAVFEEKVEDNLIQPTFITDYPIEVSPLAKKHEDDPRLTYRFEAFINSWEIANAFTELNNPIEQRKRFEQQLRERDLGDEEAQVLDEDFVKALEYGMPPTGGLGIGIDRLVMILTDSSSIRDVILFPTMRPKNDE